The Haematobia irritans isolate KBUSLIRL chromosome 1, ASM5000362v1, whole genome shotgun sequence DNA segment GTGCGCCAGCTTGATAATATCCTGCTGCCGAAGGATTTTGATTAACATAGAGCAATGGATTCATATACATTCCACTGGGATGAACCAGGGTGGCATGCAAAGCCAGCAAATCCTTATACATTGTGGGATCTCCATTGTTCATTTGATTATACAATACATTCAAATAAGTGGGTACTACCTGTATCACTTGATTTTGTGTCATTTCCGGATGATCCTTGGCTATTTTCAAATTGAGTAATTGCAAtagaacatccgaacgaaaaccAAAGATTTTATTCGATGTTACACTACCGGAACTATTGCCAAATTGGCCATAGGCTGTACGATCATATGACATGTATTGAGCGGTTTGAATCGTTCTTGTCTTTTCGGCTTCATACTCGGACCACGCTGCTTTACGTTCCTCTGCACTAAGATTTTCACTCTCCTCATTTTCAAGCAACGAATCGTGCTCATGATATTTGAAGAGAAGGCTTTCATGTTCCGTCAAGAGTTCGGCAAATAGACGATCTTTAGGCAATATTGGTATTTCCCTGGGCGTACTTGGGGTTAATTCATATGTATAAAGTTCTAGCAAGTCGGATTGATTGTAATGCCTTGATATTTGCTGTTCATCTATGACACGTTTGGCGGTTGCCTGTTTCGCCACTTGCCTTTCATAGAGCTTTTGCTCCATGGTACCCATGGCTATTAAGCGATATATATAGCATGGTTTATCTTGGCCAAAACGATAAACGCGGAAAATACTTTGCGTGTCATGCGAGGGATTCCAAGAAACATCGAATATAACAACACGATTGGCTGAGACCAAATTGATACCGAGACCACCGGCACGTGTAGAAATCAGGAATAGTCGAGAACGTAAATTGGTAACATCATTAAATTTCTTACACATAGACTCTCGATTCTCTACCGAACAAGACCCATCCAAACGGAAATAGTCGGTATTTGGTGTCCAAAATCCTCGAAATTCACCAACatcacctgaaattggaaaaagaagATTTATACTAAATatcaatcaacaaaaaaaacaaagttgaaTTCATCGCACAAATtagaattttgcacaattttctagaaaatggcaaaaaagtgtcacaattggtagaattcgatGGTCGATTTCTTATCGTTtggcagattggtagaattcatgatgttttggtagattttatttctataaatgggtattaagttcgagtttagccgctaaaatcgtcattttttcacgattacttttctttaataatattaAGGAACAGAAACTTTATGACAATTTGCTTtgagctattccccatcaagttataataaaattggcaacaaatatgtataattttatgcctttttcactgatttagttttcactttagcggctaaactcgaacttaatacccaccttatagaaataaaattttgagaaaattttcaatagaaataaaattttgacaaaatttactatagaaataaaattttgacaaacttttctatagaaataaaattttggcaacattttctatagaaataaaattttgacaaaattttctatagaaataaaattttgacaaaattttctatagaaataacatttttacaaatttttctgtagaattaaaatgttgacaaaattttctatagaaatacaattttgacaaaattttctatagaaataaaattttgacaaaattttctatagaaataaaattttgacaaaattttctatagaaataaaattttgacaaaattttctatagaaataaaattttgacaaaattttctatagaaataaaattttgacaaaatttgctatagaaataaaattttgacaaaatttgctatagaattaaaattttgacaaaattttctatagaaatataattttgacaaaattttctatagaaataaaattttgacaaaatgttctgtagaaataaaattttgacaaaattttctatagaaataaaattttgacaaaattttctatagaaataaaattttgacaaaattttctatagaaataaaattttgacaaaagaaataaaattttgacaaaattttctatagaaataaaattttgacaaaattttctatagaaataaaattttgacaaaattttctatagaaataaaattttgacaaaattttctatagaaataaaattttgacaaaattttctatagaaataaaattttgacaaaattttctatagaaataaaattttgacaaaattttctataaaataaaattttgacaaaattttctataaaataaaattttgacaaaattttctataaaataaaattttgacaaaattttctatagaaataaaattttgacaaaattttctatagaaataaaattttgacaaaattttctatagaaataaaattttgacaaaattttctacagaaatgagattttgacaacattttctgcatacttttaggcggtaaGAGTATATAATGATAATATTATggataaaaacgaaaaattgctCACAAATATATTTCCTTCATGAACACGATTATTTGTTAAGaatcaaatcatatattaacgCTTTTTGCCATCGAAATACGTATAATATATTAAAGTATAAACGAATATAACTAAAAAGTGGCACAGTATGGTAAAAAAAGTGtcgcaaaattagtaaaaagtacACTTACAGCCATTTCCATGTAGCTCCgtaaggctttaactgccagaaaaaaaaaatagtttttttgtccgcttaactttaactgaaaaaatttcagctgttaagtttctaactgacaTATGTAATATATATGCAACAggtatgtccatagtacggtttaaaagttcgttagctaacgtagcactaacggagcttcatgaaaatgcacACAAAAGTATCACCGCTTAAAAAAAGTGGAAATTTTGCGATTAGTGTGATACAACGATAACACTGTTCACACCCTTCACCGTGTGAACAGTAAcaaacaaaagtaaaaaaaaaaaacattcgacTTTTTGtcagaacaatttttgtattctttaaaatgaCTTTTGATCCCtttgaaaatcttttcaaatcaCTTATAGCGACGTCTAAAGTCAACTTTTTAATAATCACTAAGTGATTATTATTTCGCCACGGATTTTggacttcccataagaaatgcacgtAAACAAGTGTTCGCCTAtcactatggttatatttactagTCACGCTAAAGAATGACTTTTCAATGTGTTATACGTCCAAAAATTGAGGAATGACGAAAACGTAACTTTTTCAGCCATAAAGTTAAAAAGTAGGCCTTTTGATTCTCATTATAATTCCTAAAACAATTTCGAATATAACtctaaaggttgaattacacaccatgcgtcaatccctgcgttgatggaagggttgatttttttctgtttgcggcagactattcaaggttttgatttcaaaaagaaatttcaactcttcaatcatcggacgcattgaacgcatggtatgtaattctacgtTAATATCTTAAAATGTCAAAtattaatgaatttattttgtaGCTCACCTTCATATTCGTAGCCTCTTGTCTTGCTATCAATTAGCGATAAAAAGTGTTCTATGGTATCCAAACTTTGTAGAGATTGGGAGAATACTAACAACTTATCGCCAATAGCTTCACATTGTTCCAGCAGACGCATTAATATAACTAATTTGGGGGAATGGTTTATATTATTTAACTCCTTATCGGCTACAAAACGTTTCCACCACTCTGATGGATCATCTTGTGGCGGTGCTGGTTCAACTTCTTCAATATCACTATCGTCTTGTCCGGTATTGTTGCGGCGATTACTTCTCGTCTTTGCCACTCTTTTCGCACCACCTTTACCGCCGCCATCTGCGCTGCCAAATGATTTTGATGAGTCTACATCCGAACTGTCCGATGTGGAAGCTGCTTCTTCTTCATCATTTTCATcatcacatatgaaatcatcaatgGAGTCATTTTCATCAGCCAAAACCTTTTTACGTATGACCGAATCACTATTGATACGCATATTCATGGGATGCGTCCAAATACGCCGGAGTTCTTGGAAATCTTGAAACAATTTTGCTCCCTTGGCTTCTGAATTAACCGATTGATCACGTTGATGTACCATGTAATGTTCATATAGAGATTGTTGCAATGTCGATAGTGTGGTATACACTACATATTCATGTTTAGGTGGTAAATACGGTGCCAGCACCGAATAATCTCTCCTCTGAATACAGCCCTCTAGTAATTTGTGCAAGATATGAGAGCGATGCTTCATTAAACGTATATCGCGATCAGTTGAATCCGTATATTGACCATTTGAAATGGGATTGACAAAACGATTTAAGTATTCCTTGTATGTACCCAAAAGATTTGGTTTTATAAACTGGATCATGCAGTAATCTGTAAGTAGAGATAAAATGAATAACCACATTCCAATACAATGGAAGGACAAGCGCAGCTGTATGAAATCATGACATCATATTGGAAGTTATTCCTTGCAATATTCGCCAAATGTTAGTAGGTTAATATACATACATTGTACTTACATTCTTTGAGATTGTTCTGCAATGGCGTACCCGTCAAAACTATGCGTCTCTTGGTGCGCATACGTGTCACTGCCTTACTGATTGACGTCTTTTCATTCTTCAACAAATGACCCTCATCACAAACAACCAAATCTGGCCCAGGATCAACCAGGGATTGCATTACCTGTTCCCGTTGCTTTTTACGTAGACCTTTTGCTTTCTCATTGGATAGAATGCGATACATATCGTATCCCAATATACATACACCTCCCTCCTCAAACCATTCATTAAGTTTGAAGATTCTTGTCGGCTTATCTTTATATTTGGACATATCGTATATTTCAATATTGCGTTTTTTCGTAAAACCCATCCAATGTTTGAACTCTCTTGCCCAATTGTTGAGTGTACTGAGGGGGGAAATGATTAGAACACGCTCGACACCCGTTTTGGTGGAGTTGGCAAGCAGAGTGTGGCTTAGAGTAACAATTTGCATGGTTTTTCCCAAACCCATACAATGGGCTAAAATACAGCCGGATCCGGGTTTTTCTTGTGCGTCGTTGACCGTCTCAAAACATGCGTCCCACATGAATTTCACACCAGTCACCTGATGGGGTTTCAGTTTTTTCACAAGTCCTTTGTCGACTTCcaatattgttttcttgcttTCCTCATCAAAATCAAGAACAAGTTCTGTGACTTCAGCACTTTCAggcttttcataaattttattataaattttttgtcgcTCTTCAATACGTTTACGACGTTCCTCCTCTTCTTTTGCCGCTTCTTTTGTGCTCACATTTAGGTCGTCGCTCTTTATGATTTTTCTTATATCTTTacgtttgatttttttcttatctTCATCATCGGAATCACCACTGGAGTTGCGGCGTATGCGACGCTTCTTTTTCTTTCCTTTTGCATTGGTCTCAAAATCGGAATCGGAATTATTGGAGTCATCGTcctttttcttattgaaaacacgCTTTTTTCGTGTGGGTATTATTTCACTATCACTACTATTTTGGCTGGCATTATCATCTTCATTCTCTTCGTCATCACCAATGTCAAGGCCATCGTAATCATGGTCAGCCAAACGTTCATCAATGTTTGCCGATCTTTTGTAGCTAACATCGGAATCGTCGTCGGAAGTAATTTGACGTCGTCGAGCGGATGATGTTGTAGGTTTCTCAAATCGTCCTCCCCCATTCATTTTgcgtttggttttgtttttgccGAGATCTTTGAAATCAGAAAGTTTACAACGTTTGAGTCGAACAGTACAACGTCTGATGGCTGAGGGCGAAGGAGGAGGTCCTGTAACCGAAggttttttaatagattttgatTTATCCCTTTCGGAGGATTTTCCTGGTGTTTTATTCCGTGAGACGTTCTGTTTTAAAACGAATTCGTCTTCTGAATCTGATTTGTCCTTGGATTTTTTCTTATCCTTTTCCTCTTCTTCCGAATCAGAGAGAACGACTGTAGATTTCTCTACAACCTTTCGCTTTGCTCTGCCTTTGATTGAAGTATCTTCGCCCGAATCGGAAGACTTTTCAAAACGTTttcttttcgaatttttggattGTTTCGCTTTTTTGTCTTCTTCGGAGGCTGATTTCGATCTCGCAACTTCTGATTCGTTCTTTTTTGTagatattttcttagaaatcttTTCTTCAGTATCCGCAACTTTTTCACTCGATTTCTTTGTGGAAGAAGATTTCTTTGGTCCTTCTTTGTGCTCGTCTTCGTCGCTATCAGAGTCACCTTCCGAATTTAATAATTGTTTCCGTTTCGGCGATTTTAGTTTACGAATTGGCTGATCGTCTTCCGAGTCAGAACTTGATGCTTTGTTTGCAGTTTTACCTTTTGTcgtaactgtttttttgttcgttttcttatttttattggattcTGAAGAAGATGATAAAACTATTTCCTCCTCTCCACTATCGGACAATTCTATAAACGAAACAGGCTTTGATCTTCTTTCAGGCAAACGcctattattttcttctgtgttattttcctctttttttacTCTAGTCTGCCTTCCACTGGTTGCAACTGCTGCCGGCTTGGGATCAGGACTTCCCTCGGTGGGAGGTCGTTCAAGCAATTTCTCTAAAGGTACTATGCGTAATTTAAAACCTGTGGAATTATTTGAAGCTGGAGCAACACGAAATTCTGTTGGGCTTTTCTCTTCGGATTTTTCTCTGTTCTCTTTGGAGCTGGAGTTTTCCTTTAGATCATTTTCGTTGCTATCTTCTTTGGAACTAGAGGTACTGGAGGAGGTGGTGCTGGGCGATGATGATTTATTAGATCTGGAATTTGTACTTGTATTGCTACCGTTTGTATTCTCATCCTCCAATACCTCTGTTATAGCCTTCCGCACATTTGTAGCGGAGTTAGCTTCGGATTTTTCACTatcaatagaatttttcttgtcctttaaagtttttttgcttCTATTTTGTGCATTTTGAGTTTTGAGTTCCGTACCGGTTTTGCCTTTGCCCATTTAAATTATTATGGAATGAAAATATCCagatttgaaatgaaaatcaccctttaaaatgaaataaggctgAAATAGAAAGTTGCCATTATGAGTTTAATTAGTAAAGAGTATAGCAATATATTTTGGttgaataacatttttggaaaacttaACATTTTATATTAGAAATGCCATTTAGGTCAGTTAAGCAGAGATTTTTTTTGGGTCAAATCAAAAATACTCTATAGTACCTATAGGCAGCGTTTATATAATTGACCACATGATAGTAAAATGAGAAACGCTTTCTTTCTACAGAGCATGGGATTTTTCATGAATATGGATATTTTATGATGGCCCCCCCCTTTAAAACATAGGACGATAAGTATTAATTCTGATATATTTAATAAGCATTCTTTGCCCTTATTAAAGCTATCCCGGAATATATTAAATTGAACTCGCTTATATTGTGTCTGGGACAATAAGTTTGGTTAAACAGATGAATATATTTGAATGCTTTCAATGGTAAGAACTAGAAAAGCCTACCTTGTAAGCGTAAAATAACGGGCTTACCATATCGACTAATCCTTCACCATTGTTAAACGGATCTTACCGAGGCACCCTTTGGTTAAAAAGTAGAAAATCCTTGtgggcctgaaatatcgggcttatCATATCTTCTAATCTATCAACATTGCTAAATGGATCTTACTGAGATACTAGGATTTGTCCCTTGGATTACAACAACTCATGTACTCCCCAACAGATAGTTTATCAAAAGCGACCCAGAAACCAGCGGCACAGAACCAAAAAGTCGacgtttcgattttttgaaaatgtcgaaATGTCGAcctttcgactttttaaaatttggaaaagtcgaattttcgaGTTTTCTACTTTGAAAGTTTGATATTCATCGCATGTCTGAGCATATGTATCCCGTTAGgaactattttaaaaattatatcgtCTACACCCACATTTAGCATTGATATATCTGGGCTTAAATCTACTCTAGTGCAAGTAGCCCGAATGGTCCGATTTGGTCAGCATGTAGATTTTTTCGATTCTACCATTTTTTCTCGGAAAGGCCGGAAAGttgtaaccctctaatgccccaattttttttgccagctgagtaaattttcaatgataacaacacaaaagcaagaaaactaaacaagaaaaatgtattcgataaaattcagtatatgcagcaaagcctcttgaacagttttaactaagttttctttttattttacctacttttgttgtcttaaagtgcgttttactaaaagcttccttattaaatgaagcccgccta contains these protein-coding regions:
- the XNP gene encoding ATRX chromatin remodeler XNP translates to MGKGKTGTELKTQNAQNRSKKTLKDKKNSIDSEKSEANSATNVRKAITEVLEDENTNGSNTSTNSRSNKSSSPSTTSSSTSSSKEDSNENDLKENSSSKENREKSEEKSPTEFRVAPASNNSTGFKLRIVPLEKLLERPPTEGSPDPKPAAVATSGRQTRVKKEENNTEENNRRLPERRSKPVSFIELSDSGEEEIVLSSSSESNKNKKTNKKTVTTKGKTANKASSSDSEDDQPIRKLKSPKRKQLLNSEGDSDSDEDEHKEGPKKSSSTKKSSEKVADTEEKISKKISTKKNESEVARSKSASEEDKKAKQSKNSKRKRFEKSSDSGEDTSIKGRAKRKVVEKSTVVLSDSEEEEKDKKKSKDKSDSEDEFVLKQNVSRNKTPGKSSERDKSKSIKKPSVTGPPPSPSAIRRCTVRLKRCKLSDFKDLGKNKTKRKMNGGGRFEKPTTSSARRRQITSDDDSDVSYKRSANIDERLADHDYDGLDIGDDEENEDDNASQNSSDSEIIPTRKKRVFNKKKDDDSNNSDSDFETNAKGKKKKRRIRRNSSGDSDDEDKKKIKRKDIRKIIKSDDLNVSTKEAAKEEEERRKRIEERQKIYNKIYEKPESAEVTELVLDFDEESKKTILEVDKGLVKKLKPHQVTGVKFMWDACFETVNDAQEKPGSGCILAHCMGLGKTMQIVTLSHTLLANSTKTGVERVLIISPLSTLNNWAREFKHWMGFTKKRNIEIYDMSKYKDKPTRIFKLNEWFEEGGVCILGYDMYRILSNEKAKGLRKKQREQVMQSLVDPGPDLVVCDEGHLLKNEKTSISKAVTRMRTKRRIVLTGTPLQNNLKEYYCMIQFIKPNLLGTYKEYLNRFVNPISNGQYTDSTDRDIRLMKHRSHILHKLLEGCIQRRDYSVLAPYLPPKHEYVVYTTLSTLQQSLYEHYMVHQRDQSVNSEAKGAKLFQDFQELRRIWTHPMNMRINSDSVIRKKVLADENDSIDDFICDDENDEEEAASTSDSSDVDSSKSFGSADGGGKGGAKRVAKTRSNRRNNTGQDDSDIEEVEPAPPQDDPSEWWKRFVADKELNNINHSPKLVILMRLLEQCEAIGDKLLVFSQSLQSLDTIEHFLSLIDSKTRGYEYEGDVGEFRGFWTPNTDYFRLDGSCSVENRESMCKKFNDVTNLRSRLFLISTRAGGLGINLVSANRVVIFDVSWNPSHDTQSIFRVYRFGQDKPCYIYRLIAMGTMEQKLYERQVAKQATAKRVIDEQQISRHYNQSDLLELYTYELTPSTPREIPILPKDRLFAELLTEHESLLFKYHEHDSLLENEESENLSAEERKAAWSEYEAEKTRTIQTAQYMSYDRTAYGQFGNSSGSVTSNKIFGFRSDVLLQLLNLKIAKDHPEMTQNQVIQVVPTYLNVLYNQMNNGDPTMYKDLLALHATLVHPSGMYMNPLLYVNQNPSAAGYYQAGAPPNGMMGAPMMGAPTASMAPPRMAPPAAIGVQPGAAGGGFDPDQVYEID